DNA from Asanoa sp. WMMD1127:
AGCGCCGCCGCAAGCAGGCGTTCGCCGACCAGCTGCCGGACGCGCTGGCGCTGATCGTCGGGTCGCTGCGGTCGGGCTTCTCGCTGTCACAGGCGCTGGACGGCGTCGTGCGGGATGCCCCGCCCGGTCCGCTCGCCGTGGAGCTCGGCCGGGCGATGTCCGAGGTGCGGCTCGGCGCCGACCTGGCGGACGCGCTGGAGCGGGCCGCCGTGCGGGCCGACAGTCAGGACCTGGCCTGGGCCGTTATCGCGATCCGGATCCAGCACGAGACCGGTGGCAACCTTGCGGAGACACTGGAGACCACTGTGGACACGATCCGCGAACGGGCCCGGCTCCACCGCCACGTACGCGCGCTCTCGGCCGAAGGCCGGCTCTCCGCGTACCTCCTGATCGCTTTGCCGATCGTGATCGCCGGGTGGATGCTGCTGGTCAGTCACGACTACGTCAGCGTGCTCTGGACCACCACCGTGGGCCTGGTCATGCTCGTCGGCGCGGTCGTGCTGATGACGCTCGGCGCGTTCTGGCTGTCCCGCTGGCTGAAGGTCGAGGTCTGAGCATGCTGCTGCTGGTAGGGGTGGTCGCGATCGCCGCCGCGATCGCGGTCGTCGGCGTCACGTTGACCGCCGGCAACCCGCACGAGGCGGTCACCCGAACCATCGACACGGCCGACCGCGGCTACCGGGTCGCCGGGGTCGAGGCGGTCAACCCCGCCGCCGGCGTGTCGCTCCCGCCCGCCGCGTACGCCCTCGGGCAGGCGCTGGGTCGCGGTGGTGTGTCGGCCTGGCTGGCGCGGCGGTTGGACCAGGCCGGCAATCCCGCGTGGCTCAGCGTGCCCAAGGTGATCGCCTACCAAGGCCTGCTGGTGGTCGTCGGCGCGGCGGTGGCGTTCGCGCTCGCGGTGCTGTTCGCGACGCCGCTGACCTGGCCCGTGTGGGCGCTGGTCGGGGCTGCCGCCGGTTACGCCGCCCCCGCGCTGCTCGTGCTCCATCTCGCTCAGGAGCGGCAGGAGCTGCTCCGGCGTACGCTGCCCGATGTGCTGGACACCCTCGTGGTGACGGTCGAGGCCGGGCTGGGTTTCGAGGCGGCGCTCGCGCAGGTGGTGCGCAACGGGCGCGGGCCGATGGTCGGTGAGTTCGCCCGGGTGCTGCACGAGATGCAGATCGGCCGGTCGCGGGTCGACGCGTTGCGGGAGATGGCGGCGCGCACCAACGTGACCGAGTTGCGGGCCTTCGCGTCCGCGGTCGTGCAGGCCACCACGCTGGGCATCCCGATGGGCAAGGTGCTGCGGCAGCAGTCGGCCGAGATGCGGGTGCGGCGCCGGCAGCGGGCGGAGGAGCTGGCGCAGAAGGTGCCGGTGAAGATCCTCTTTCCGATGATCTTCTGTATCTTCCCGGCGCTGTTCGTGGTCGTCATCGGACCGGCCGCCATCAAGATCCTGCAGGCGTTCGGTGGCTGAGTCAGCCCGCCTGGGGCAGGTCGCCGCCGCCCGCGAGCTTCGCGCGGATGCGGGCCACGTGGGTGCGCACCGTGGACTCGTTCAGGCCCAGCCGGCGGGCCACCTCGGCCTGGCCGAGGCCGGTGCGCACCAGGTCGTGGACCTCCTGCTCGCGCGGGCTCAGGGCGACCGACCGGGTGCGGCGCAGCGCCGCGTTCAGCGTCTCCGCCGAGTAGCTCACGCCGCCGGACAGGCAGGTCCGGATCGCGGCCGCCACCTCGACGACCCCGGCGTCGCGCGGGACGTACGCGGCCACGCCCGCCGCCAGCGCCCGCTCCAGGAGGCGGCGGGTGGCCGCGCCGACCACCAGGACGGGAACGCTCAGGCGCTGGGCCAGCGCGATGCCGTCGCCGTCTGGCAGGCGCAGGTCGACGGTGACCACGTCGGGGGCGAGGGTCTCGACGACCCGCAGGGCCTCGACCGCGGACGCGGTGCGGCCGGTGAGCTCGGTGTTGGGCAGGGTGGCGACCGCGCGGCTGATGGCGAGGTGAGTGGTCGCGTTGGCGTGGATGGCGAAAAGGGTCGCCATTGCACCACTCCGATCCGGTCGAATCCTTCCTGGGCCCCGTGTGAAGTCCTGTCGACGGTACTTGACATGCCTATGGATGGGCCTAGCGGACGATTAGGCGTCGATTAGGTCTTCCTTAAATCGCCAGTGGCGATCTATTTCGGACAACAGGTCGACGCAGCCGGGAGGAGGCCTCGGAATCGTGGACGACGAGACGATCGGCGCGCGCTACCGGCTGATCCGCCGGCTCGGCGCCGGCGGCATGGGGGTCGTCTGGCAGGCGTACGACCGGGTGCTCGACCGCGACGTCGCGATCAAGCTGCTGGCGGCCCAGTTCGCCCGCGACCCGGAGTTCCGCCGCCGCATCCTCGCCGAGGCGCGGGCCGCCGCGCGGCTGAGCCATCCGCACATCGCCAGCGTCTACGACTACGGCGAGACGGCGGACGGCGGCGAGCCCCGGCCCTACGTGGTGATGGAGCTGCTGCACGGCCGCTCCCTGGAACAGCGGCTCAAGCGGGGCGCGGTGCCGGTCGAGCCGGCGCTGCGGATCTGCGCCGAGGTCGCGTCGGCGCTGGCCGCGGCCCATGCCCGGGACGTGGTGCACCGTGACGTCAAGCCGGGCAACGTGATGCTCGCCTCCGGCGGCGCCAAGGTGGTCGACTTCGGACTCGCGGCCGTGGCCGGCAAGCGCGACGCGATGGAGGGCGAGCTCGTGCTGGGCACGCCGGCCTACCTGGCGCCGGAGCGGCTCGACGGGCGCCCGGTGGTCGCCGCCACCGACGTCTACGCGCTCGCGCTGCTGCTCTACCGCCTGCTCGCGGGGCGAATGCCGTGGACCGCCGAGACCAGCACGCAGATGCTCGAGGCGCACATCTATCTCGAGCCGGCGCCGTTGCCCAAGCTGCCCGGTGTGCCGCCGGTCGTCCGCGACCTGCTCCACCGCTGCCTCAACAAGGAGCCGGACGCCCGCCCCGTCAGCAGTGAGGTGACCGTGACGCTGGCCCGCGCCGCCGGAGTGCGGGTCCCGCTGGAGGGACTCGAAGACGTCGACCCGGACGACGGCGACGACATCGACGACTCGCCGGGGAGCGGCAGCCTCGGTTCGCGTACGACCGCGGACCGGCCCCGGATCGTCGGCGGGCCGCCCCGGACCGGCCGGGAGCCGTTCGCCGCGCGGCTGGGCGCCGACCTGGACGTCGCGCTCGACCACGTCAACCTGCGCCGCCAGGCCAGCGAGATGCTGCGCGGGACGGTCGGGTTCGACCTGGCGATCTGGGCGGTGCTCGACCCGTCGACGCTGATGTG
Protein-coding regions in this window:
- a CDS encoding type II secretion system F family protein, which gives rise to MLLLVGVVAIAAAIAVVGVTLTAGNPHEAVTRTIDTADRGYRVAGVEAVNPAAGVSLPPAAYALGQALGRGGVSAWLARRLDQAGNPAWLSVPKVIAYQGLLVVVGAAVAFALAVLFATPLTWPVWALVGAAAGYAAPALLVLHLAQERQELLRRTLPDVLDTLVVTVEAGLGFEAALAQVVRNGRGPMVGEFARVLHEMQIGRSRVDALREMAARTNVTELRAFASAVVQATTLGIPMGKVLRQQSAEMRVRRRQRAEELAQKVPVKILFPMIFCIFPALFVVVIGPAAIKILQAFGG
- a CDS encoding response regulator transcription factor, with the translated sequence MATLFAIHANATTHLAISRAVATLPNTELTGRTASAVEALRVVETLAPDVVTVDLRLPDGDGIALAQRLSVPVLVVGAATRRLLERALAAGVAAYVPRDAGVVEVAAAIRTCLSGGVSYSAETLNAALRRTRSVALSPREQEVHDLVRTGLGQAEVARRLGLNESTVRTHVARIRAKLAGGGDLPQAG
- a CDS encoding protein kinase encodes the protein MDDETIGARYRLIRRLGAGGMGVVWQAYDRVLDRDVAIKLLAAQFARDPEFRRRILAEARAAARLSHPHIASVYDYGETADGGEPRPYVVMELLHGRSLEQRLKRGAVPVEPALRICAEVASALAAAHARDVVHRDVKPGNVMLASGGAKVVDFGLAAVAGKRDAMEGELVLGTPAYLAPERLDGRPVVAATDVYALALLLYRLLAGRMPWTAETSTQMLEAHIYLEPAPLPKLPGVPPVVRDLLHRCLNKEPDARPVSSEVTVTLARAAGVRVPLEGLEDVDPDDGDDIDDSPGSGSLGSRTTADRPRIVGGPPRTGREPFAARLGADLDVALDHVNLRRQASEMLRGTVGFDLAIWAVLDPSTLMWSACVVDGGPHDQALERELFANEYTQDDVLKLVDLVGDQRIGTLHAATHGDPTLSPRFRTVLGPRGFTDELRQSFYDADGTWGALFAYRTDGRFSADEVAQLAPAGRLFGAALHNALARGHAATEPPPATAPPAEAPRSGRFRLPRQRRNRGPGLGEPPAAAPVAPDSETGRLVLSPDGRLLDVTAAARSVLDAVELDRVGNAVAKGRRTGLVDTSGGLRYDGRWLAFHAVDLESAIAVSVGRIRPHEIGAFVVRARGLQAWHEKILGAVARGRNTRQIARELSLSVYAVEDGLTELLTAFRAGSRAELLSSLFFDHYVPFHASDVLVRRGNAPDAGGGHSKLP